In Hyphomicrobium denitrificans ATCC 51888, the DNA window ACATTGGCGAAGTGCGGGTAGATCTTCGTGCCTTCGATGATCTCGGTCAGGCCCGACGAGATCAGATAGTGCTTCACCGTGATGCTGCTGTCGCCCGCGCGCTTCTTCACATAGGCGTGCATCGCGTTGAACCACGTCGCGACACCCGGATAGAGCTCCACGAGCTTGCCCTGCGCGACGAGATCGGCGCGATCGATGCGCACGTTTTTCTCCTTCGCCTTCTTGTAGAGCAGATGCATGTAAGTGATCAGCGCGTCGGCGCGCTCGGCCTGCGAGACGCGCGTGCACTCTGCCCAAAACGATTTCGGATCGATGCCGAGTTTCGGCAGGAAGGCATATTCCTGCATCGGCTTCGGCGAGAGCGTACCGTCGAAGTCGTAGACGAGCGCGATGACTTTTTTGTTGGGCGCTGGCGACTCCGCTTCGCGGAGCCGGCCGCCAGCGCCGGGCGCCGCTTCGCGGCGCGGGCCGGTTGCGCCGGGCTTACTGCGGGCACCGAGCGAATGAGCGCCAGCATCATTTGGCGCTGGCGACTCGCGTTCAGCGAGCTGACTGCCAGCGCTGTCGCGGCCTGTACGACGACGTTGTTTGTTGTTGACCCGCTCGACCATCGGCCGCCTCGCTTCCGCCTCGACTTGTAGGGCGGAGAAAAGCGTGATTCGGGTGGCGTTCGTAAGTCCGGGCGGTTCAGCTTTCCGAGGTGTCGGCGTAAATTTCCTCGCGCACCTGCGCGTAGCTCAGCACCGAAAACAGGATGGTTCCGCCGAACACGTTGCCCGCGAGCGTCGGCAGGAAGAAGCGGAACACCGCCGTTTCCAGGCTGATGATGCCGGTCGCAACGCCGTAGATCGCTTCGACGCTGCCCGCCACGATATGCGTGAAGCCGAACAGCGCGATCAGATACGTCAGCAGCGTGATGACGATGAACTCCACATGCTCGGTCGAAGACAGAATCCAGACCAGCGCCGCGATCAGCCAGCCCGCGCCGATACCCTTCGCAAACATCTCCCACGGCGTGTTGCTCATCACCTTGGTCACGATGTCGGCGAGCGCGGGGGTGACGTTCGAAGGAACGACCGGCAGGTAGGCAAGTGCCGACGCGAAGATGAGGCATCCGGCAATGTTCGCGGCGAGCACGATGCCCCAGAGCCGCAGCATCTTCAGCAGCCAGTGCACCTGCTTGCGCGCCATCACCGGCAGCACGGCCGTCAGCACGTTTTCAGTAAATAGCTGCTGATGTCCGAGAATGACGATGAGGAAGCCGACGGCATAGCCGAGCTTGGCGATCAGCGGCGACCATTCGGACGCCGGGAGATGCGCGGCCAGAACCGCGTCCGTCAAAAACGAAAAGCCGATGGAAATGCCAGCCGCGACGCCCGACCACCAGAGCGCCGACGACGGTCGCCGGAGTTCGATCTCGCCCTGGACGCGAATGATCTCGTAAACGACCGCGGGGCGATGACGGACGCCCTCGCGGACTTGCTGCCGCTCCTTGCGGCTGAGGCCCGATCCCGGCGGCGGGTCTTGCGCCGAAGTTCCGGGCTCGTCCTTCTTCGCCGACGCGCCGTCCTTCGGCGCTTTGTCGGCCATCAGTGCTTGCAGCCCGGACCATGCACGTGACCCGGCTCGCCGTGGGCGGCGCCCTGGTCGTGTTCGTGCTGATGATCGTGATCATGACCGTGATCGTGGCCGCAGCCGCACGCCTCGCCGTGCTCGTGATGATGGTGCGCTTCCGGATCGACGAGCGCCGCGCCGAGCTTATGCTCGATCGCGATCGCCATCTCGCGCGGGCTGTCCTTGTCCTCGATGAGCAGCCCCATGACCTCCGCACCGAGGCGCAGATCATCCACCGCGCCGAGATAGTGGCGGCGAAGGCGTCCCTGGCGATCGAAGATCAGCAGCGCCGGCGTGCCCTGAAGCTCATAGGCTTTCATCGTCTCGGGCAATTCTTCGCCGTTCGGCTTGTCGAGCGCGACAGGGATCGTGATCTCGTTCTCGTTGAGATAGGCTTCGACTTTGTCCGGCGTCTGCTCGGCGAATTTTTCGAACGGCATGTGCAGGCCGAAGACGGCGACTTCGTCTTCCTCGAACGCACGCCGGAGACGCATCGCCTGCGGCAGGCCGAATTTCTGCGAGCCCGGGCATTCCAACTGCCAGATCGCGATGACGATGACTTTGCCCTTCTCCGCCTTCAGCGTGCGCTTCTTGTCGGAATTCAGCCAGCGTTGCGCGATGATCTCGGGCGGGTGTTCGGGGTTGAACATCGAATGATCCTTAGATGGACTTTGACGGTATATTAGCAGTCACGACGGCTGACGTGCAGGCGTGTCGGCCCGCACGCAATCAATCACAATTTCCGGATTTCTGCGGGCCCGTGGGAGCAGCGTCTGGCACACACGCGAAGTCCGCCGGAATCTCACAGGGCTGAGCTGCATTCAAATCATAGATCCGGAAATGCACCGGGCATCCGCGCATCACGTTGTATGCCGAAACGCAGCCGCTCGGGCTTGGCAGCGGGGGCTTCGAGCTGGTCGTCAGGGCCATGTTCATACGGTTGCTCCAACGATCCTCGACGATCAAAAGTTTCGCACCGTAGCCCGATATCTCGCTGGCGATGGCTTCCGGGGCCTGGCGGTCGGGCGAAACTCCGAGCAGCAAGCGGCTCGACGGCTCTCGGAAACCAACGAGATCGATGTTATGCGCGGGACAGGCCGCGACGGCGCGCTTGAGTTCGGCCGACGGCCAGATCTTGTCGATCGACGGCAGCACAAATCCGAGAAGCGTGATCGCGAACAATCCCAGCGCCGCGACGCCGATGGTGGCCCAGCCGCGCAGCAGCCCTTCATGGATCAGCCGGCCGCTCCAGATGAACAGCGCTGCGATGATCGCGATGAGCACAGCCGTCACGATGTCCGGCGTTTCATTCGCGAAGCCGTAGACGGCCGCGAACGCGGCGAGCGGTATTGCCGCGAGAGCCGTCGGCCAAACGATCAGGCCGCCTTCCGGCCGCTTGCCGTGCCCCGCCTCGCTGACGACGACCGACGCAACGGCGAGCGCCAACGCCGGAAACATCGTCTGAACCATGTAAGTGCCGGGCTTCGACGACAGGGCTTCGAGATAAATCAGATATCCGATCACCCAAGCGAGCAGGAAGCTCGGCAGCCGCTGGTCGCGTGCGGGCCAAAAGCGCTTGAACACCACTCCAAGCAGCGCCGTGCCCGGCAGAAAGCCGAGCAGCAACGCAAGGGCGAACGTGCCCGGAAACGCGCGCAGCTTCATGTCCTGCGCGCCGCCGAGCGCCGCCAGGAATTCGGGCCAGCTCAATCCCGCAAACGGCGTTCCGTCCTGATGCGCGCGCACCAGCAGCCAGGGCGCGGCGATGGCGAGTGCGATCGGCACGCCGAACAGCGGGCGCAGCCGCTTCAGCCACGAGAAATTACGATCGAATGCAAAGAGCGCCGCAAGCGTTGAGACGATGAGAATCGGCACCAGCAGCGCGTTGATCAGCATGCCGGCGCCGACCGCTGTCCAGAACAGCAGCGCGAGCCATGTTTCTCCGCGCGCGGAGAAACGGCGAGGATGGCTCGCTAGAGCCTCAGAAGCAACCGGCGGCCCTGCCGTCACGTAAAACCATGCAAGCGTCAGCATGGCGATCGTTGCCGGAAGCAGAGACAGCCCTTCGGCGATTGCAAGCTGCGAGACGAGCACGGTCAGCGGCGCCACCGCGAACAGCGCCGCAGCGATGAGCGCCGCTTCCGCTCCGATGATGAGGGTTCCAAGCCAGAAGACCGACAGCACCGCGAGCGTCACGAAAATTAGCGACGGCAGCCGATACACGCGGATGTCGCGGGCGTTTGCTTCGCCCGCAACCGACCGGCTCAGCGCCTGAGCCCAGAACGTGCCGATCGGGCGATATTGGTGAACTGTGCTGCCGTAGCGCGGATCGGACCAGTCACCGCGCGCAACCATATCGCGCGTGGTCTCGGCATAAATGGCTTCGGTGCGGTCGACGGCCGGAAGGCGGACAAATCCAGGGAGATAGACGGCGAGACACAGCAGCAGAAGCGCCATCGACGCCGCCTGCGGGCGCGAGGCCAGCGCGGCCCATCCGTCGGTTAACGAGCGGCGACGCTCCACCACAATATTCTCCCAAATCTTGACAGGCTTTTCGATCCGGGCTGTTTGCGCATCCTGAACCGAAAAACGCAAGAGGCGCTTCTATCGCATGGCAGAAAAACCGTCGGACGCCGCGGGCAAGCGCGCTCGCCTGATCGAGCTCATAAAATCGCGGTCGTTCCAGGAAGGACCGGCGTTCAAGCTCGCCTCCGGCAAGACCTCGCCGTTTTACTTCAACATGAAGCCGACCATGCTCGACAGCGAGGGCGCGTTTCTGATTGCGTCGCTAATTCTGGACGAGATCGAAGGCGTCGACGCGGACCTGATCGGCGGGCTCGAGATGGGCGCGGTGCCGATCGCGTCGAGCGTCGCGGCCATTGCCTATACGCGCGGACGCAAGCTGCCGGCGTTCTTCGTCCGGAAGCAAGCGAAAGAGCACGGCACGCGGGCGCTGGTCGAAGGTCTCGCGAAGACCGAGCATCTGGCGGGCAAGAAGGTCATCGTCGTCGAGGATGTCACGACGACCGGCGGCTCGGCGCTCAAGGCGGCGGAAGCGTTGAAGGCGGAGGGCGCGACGGTCGTTCGCGTCATCACCATCGTCGACCGGCTCGACGGCGCGATGCAGACATTCTCCGACGCGGGCTTTTCGTTCACGCCACTTCTGACGCTGGAAGATTTCCGCAGCTAGTCAGGCCGGACGGGCTCATCGACATGCGCCTGCGGCGTGCGGAGCCAAACTCGGAGATCACGCCTACATCTTCTCCCCACCCTGCTCCCTCCCCGCTGGGGAGGGGCAGTGAGCCGCTCGCTGGGCTGGCTAAGCTAGTCAGGTTCCAATTGAAGCAAGCGGCGCGGCGCTAACCGAGATGCTTTGTCAGGAAGTTGCGGACGCGGCCCCAGGCGAGTTCGGCGGACTGGCGATCGTGCACTGAGCGTTGCTCGTTCATGAAGGCGTGGCCTGCATCGTAGCGGAAGGCCTCGAACGGCTTACCGGCGGCCCTCATGCCTGCTTCGAAGTCATCGGCCTTTTCCGGCGTGACGAAATCATCCTCGCTCGCGAAATGCGCCTGCAAGGGAATTTTGACGTCGGCCGGCTTTGCGACGGTGTCGGGCGGCAATCCATAAAACGCGATGCCGGCGGACAATTCCGGTACGCGCGCAGCGGCGAGCACGGCCACCGCGCCGCCCATGCAGAAGCCGCACACGGCGACTTTGGGGCTTGAAACCAGGAGATACTGCGCGGCGCCACGCACGAGCTGGTCGGTTGCCTCGAGAAAGTTCAGCGAGTTCATCTCGCGGCCCGCGGCGTCCGCATCGTGATAGGGAATGACCGTGCCGGCGTAGAGATCGGGGGCCAACGCATCGTAGCCCGCCAGCGCAAAGCGATCGCAGATGCCCTTGATCTGGTCCTGCAGTCCCCACCATTCCTGGATGACGACGACGCCGGGCGCATTCGCTGCCGCCGACTTCGCGAGATAGCCGTCGCCCGTCTTGCCGTCGGGGCGCGTGAACGAAATCCGAGTACCCATTGCCGCTGTCTCCAAGCCGCTGCGTCGTCTGCGGAATTTCTATTCGCGGCAGCGGCAATGATCAACGTGCAGCGAGCAAGTTGCTCGGCCGTATGGACTTGGACGCAAGATGGCCGGGTCAAGCCCGGCCACAGGATCGATCTTGGAACTTACTCCGCGGCGACGGCGCGGCCGACGGACGGTCCGGCGTTGAGAACGTCGGCACCGACGTGACGGGCGAACTTCGCGAAGTTCTCATGGAACATCGCCGCGAGTTTCGCTGCGGCCTCGTCATAGGCTTTCGGATTGGCCCACGTTTCACGCGGCGTCATGACCTTCGGGTCGATGCCTTGAGGCGCGAGCGGCACCTGGAAGCCGAAGACCGGATCGACGCGCATCGGCTGATCCTTGAGCGCGCCCGAGAGCGCCGCATCGAGAAGCCCACGCGTGACCTTGATCGGCATGCGCGTTCCTTCGCCGTACTTGCCGCCGGTCCAACCGGTGTTGACCAGCCAGCAGTCGACCTTGTGGTCGGCGATCAGCTGGCGCAGCAGGTTGCCGTAGACGCTCGGATGGCGCGGCATGAAGGGTGCGCCGAAACACGTCGAGAACGTCGGCTTCGGCTCGTTGCCCATGCCTTTTTCGGTTCCCGCGACCTTCGCCGTGAAGCCCGAAAGGAAATGATACATCGCCTGGCTGGGGGTCAGCTTTGCGATCGGCGGCAGCACGCCGAACGCGTCTGCAGTCAGCATCACGATGTTTTTCGGATGGCCTGCGGTGCCCGTGGGGCTGGCGTTGGCGATGGCTTCGAGCGGGTAGGCCGAGCGCGCGTTCTCGGCGAGGCGATTGTCGTCGAAATCGGGAAGCCGCGTGACCGGATCGATGACGACGTTTTCGAGCACGGTCGCGAAACGGTTCGATGCCTGCCATATCTCGGGCTCGGCGGTTTTCGACAGGCGAATGGTCTTGGCGTAGCAGCCGCCCTCAAAATTGAAGATGCCTTTTTCCGACCAGCCGTGCTCGTCGTCGCCTAAAAGCTCGCGGCGCGGGTCGGCGGAGAGCGTCGTCTTGCCAGTGCCGGAAAGGCCGAAGAACACGGCGGAATCGCCGTCCTTGCCGACGTTCGCCGAGCAATGCATCGGCATGACGCCTTTGGACGGGAGAATGTAGTTCAGGAACGAGAACACACTCTTCTTGATTTCGCCGGCGTAGCTGGTGCCGCCAATCAGAACGATGCGCCGCGAGAAATCGCAGGCGATCACGGTTTCCGTTCGCGTGCCGTGATAGAGCGGCGCGGCGCGGAAGCTCGGCAAATCGACGACGGTGAATTCGGGAACGAAACTTTCAAGCTCGGAGGCTTCCGGACGGCGCAGCAGATGCCGAATGAAAAGCGAGTGCCACGCGTATTCCGTCACGATGCGCGTATTCAGACGATGCCCGGCATCGGCGCCTGCGAACAGATCTTCGACGTAAATTTCCTTATGGGCGGCGAATGCGATGAAATCCGCGAGCAGACGGTCGAATTGCTCGGGCGTCATCGCCTTGGCGTTGTCCCACCAGATCGCCTGATCGGTCTCGCGATCGCGGACGATATATTTGTCTTCGGCAGAGCGTCCGGTGTGCTGGCCAGTCTCGACGACGACGGCCCCGCTGGCAGCTAAACGTCCTTCATCTCGCCGGATGATTGCTTCGATCAGTTCCGCCTCGCGCAAATTCCGACGAATCTTCTGACTGGGCGCGATCGGAAACAACTGTATGGTCATTACGGAGTTTACCCCTGCCGGTCCGAACGCGGCGGAGCGCCGGCCGGACGATCATTTCGCAAATGACACGGATGCATTCGGTTCGAACGCTGGTGCGTGTGCTGCGAGCCTAACAAGACAGTTCAGCTGCTTAGGAAACCAAAACGGCAATCTCAAGCTGTGCGATGGTCTTAGCCGTCCTGCCGCACGACAGAAAATGTAACACTATGTTACCGCTTAAAATATTCGAAGACTGTATGTCGAGCAACAGGCGCAATGCAGCGAGTAATGATTTGGTCACTGCAAAATTTTGCGCAAGAATTCGTTCGGCTTTGCTTGCGGTTACGACTTAGGTCGCATATTCAGGTCGCATTCAGCCTTTGGCGTCCATTGGACGTAGCGCCACAATTGGTCCACCATCCCGCCATAAGCGCCAGATGCGGCGCGGCGAGGACCACCGCTCCGGGGCTTGAGAGGAAAATATGAAGGAAAAGAGCACCATCGCACTCGTCGACGACGAGCGGAATATTTTGACGTCGTTGAGAATGGCCCTGGAAGCGGAAGGCTATAAGGTTCGCACCTACGGCGACGGCGTCTCGGCGCTCGAAGCACTGACGGAAGAACCGGCGGATCTCGGCATCTTCGACATCAAGATGCCACGCATGGACGGGATGGAATTGCTCCGCCGAGTTCGTCAGCAGTCGACGATGCCGGTGATTTTTCTGACCTCGAAGGATGAGGAAATCGACGAACTGTTCGGCCTCAAGATGGGCGCCGATGATTATATCGCCAAACCGTTTTCCCAGCGCCTGATCGTCGAGCGCGTGAAAGCCGTTCTGCGCCGCGTTTCTCCCAAGGATGGTGCGACGGTCGAAGACGAAGCCAAGCGCGTTCTCGAGCGCGGCAAGCTCAAGCTCGATCCGGAACGTCACACCTGCCACTGGGACAGCAAGCCTGTCACGCTGACGGTGACCGAATTCCTCATTCTGCAGGCGCTCGCGACACGGCCGGGAGTCGTCAAGACGCGCGACGCTCTGATGGACGCCGCTTACGACGATCAGGTTTATGTCGACGACCGCACGATCGACAGCCACATCAAGCGGCTGCGCAAGAAGTTCAAACAGGTCGATGACGATTTCGACGTGATCGAGACGCTTTACGGCGTCGGCTACCGCTTCAAA includes these proteins:
- a CDS encoding response regulator transcription factor; this encodes MKEKSTIALVDDERNILTSLRMALEAEGYKVRTYGDGVSALEALTEEPADLGIFDIKMPRMDGMELLRRVRQQSTMPVIFLTSKDEEIDELFGLKMGADDYIAKPFSQRLIVERVKAVLRRVSPKDGATVEDEAKRVLERGKLKLDPERHTCHWDSKPVTLTVTEFLILQALATRPGVVKTRDALMDAAYDDQVYVDDRTIDSHIKRLRKKFKQVDDDFDVIETLYGVGYRFKE
- a CDS encoding dienelactone hydrolase family protein, which translates into the protein MGTRISFTRPDGKTGDGYLAKSAAANAPGVVVIQEWWGLQDQIKGICDRFALAGYDALAPDLYAGTVIPYHDADAAGREMNSLNFLEATDQLVRGAAQYLLVSSPKVAVCGFCMGGAVAVLAAARVPELSAGIAFYGLPPDTVAKPADVKIPLQAHFASEDDFVTPEKADDFEAGMRAAGKPFEAFRYDAGHAFMNEQRSVHDRQSAELAWGRVRNFLTKHLG
- a CDS encoding phosphoenolpyruvate carboxykinase, coding for MTIQLFPIAPSQKIRRNLREAELIEAIIRRDEGRLAASGAVVVETGQHTGRSAEDKYIVRDRETDQAIWWDNAKAMTPEQFDRLLADFIAFAAHKEIYVEDLFAGADAGHRLNTRIVTEYAWHSLFIRHLLRRPEASELESFVPEFTVVDLPSFRAAPLYHGTRTETVIACDFSRRIVLIGGTSYAGEIKKSVFSFLNYILPSKGVMPMHCSANVGKDGDSAVFFGLSGTGKTTLSADPRRELLGDDEHGWSEKGIFNFEGGCYAKTIRLSKTAEPEIWQASNRFATVLENVVIDPVTRLPDFDDNRLAENARSAYPLEAIANASPTGTAGHPKNIVMLTADAFGVLPPIAKLTPSQAMYHFLSGFTAKVAGTEKGMGNEPKPTFSTCFGAPFMPRHPSVYGNLLRQLIADHKVDCWLVNTGWTGGKYGEGTRMPIKVTRGLLDAALSGALKDQPMRVDPVFGFQVPLAPQGIDPKVMTPRETWANPKAYDEAAAKLAAMFHENFAKFARHVGADVLNAGPSVGRAVAAE
- a CDS encoding ArnT family glycosyltransferase codes for the protein MVERRRSLTDGWAALASRPQAASMALLLLCLAVYLPGFVRLPAVDRTEAIYAETTRDMVARGDWSDPRYGSTVHQYRPIGTFWAQALSRSVAGEANARDIRVYRLPSLIFVTLAVLSVFWLGTLIIGAEAALIAAALFAVAPLTVLVSQLAIAEGLSLLPATIAMLTLAWFYVTAGPPVASEALASHPRRFSARGETWLALLFWTAVGAGMLINALLVPILIVSTLAALFAFDRNFSWLKRLRPLFGVPIALAIAAPWLLVRAHQDGTPFAGLSWPEFLAALGGAQDMKLRAFPGTFALALLLGFLPGTALLGVVFKRFWPARDQRLPSFLLAWVIGYLIYLEALSSKPGTYMVQTMFPALALAVASVVVSEAGHGKRPEGGLIVWPTALAAIPLAAFAAVYGFANETPDIVTAVLIAIIAALFIWSGRLIHEGLLRGWATIGVAALGLFAITLLGFVLPSIDKIWPSAELKRAVAACPAHNIDLVGFREPSSRLLLGVSPDRQAPEAIASEISGYGAKLLIVEDRWSNRMNMALTTSSKPPLPSPSGCVSAYNVMRGCPVHFRIYDLNAAQPCEIPADFACVPDAAPTGPQKSGNCD
- a CDS encoding HAD family hydrolase, with product MVERVNNKQRRRTGRDSAGSQLAERESPAPNDAGAHSLGARSKPGATGPRREAAPGAGGRLREAESPAPNKKVIALVYDFDGTLSPKPMQEYAFLPKLGIDPKSFWAECTRVSQAERADALITYMHLLYKKAKEKNVRIDRADLVAQGKLVELYPGVATWFNAMHAYVKKRAGDSSITVKHYLISSGLTEIIEGTKIYPHFANVFASEYWFDAYDLPFPKRVISDTGKTQFLFRINKGLEDLSQSINAHMPEAQRPIPFSNFIYFGDGDTDVPSMALLKKNGGQAIAVHGPDESEAKCVELFKAGRCDFYAVADYRKGSDLWKRTCLLLDRIIADVRVREEVRGLG
- a CDS encoding TlpA disulfide reductase family protein produces the protein MFNPEHPPEIIAQRWLNSDKKRTLKAEKGKVIVIAIWQLECPGSQKFGLPQAMRLRRAFEEDEVAVFGLHMPFEKFAEQTPDKVEAYLNENEITIPVALDKPNGEELPETMKAYELQGTPALLIFDRQGRLRRHYLGAVDDLRLGAEVMGLLIEDKDSPREMAIAIEHKLGAALVDPEAHHHHEHGEACGCGHDHGHDHDHQHEHDQGAAHGEPGHVHGPGCKH
- a CDS encoding formate/nitrite transporter family protein, with amino-acid sequence MADKAPKDGASAKKDEPGTSAQDPPPGSGLSRKERQQVREGVRHRPAVVYEIIRVQGEIELRRPSSALWWSGVAAGISIGFSFLTDAVLAAHLPASEWSPLIAKLGYAVGFLIVILGHQQLFTENVLTAVLPVMARKQVHWLLKMLRLWGIVLAANIAGCLIFASALAYLPVVPSNVTPALADIVTKVMSNTPWEMFAKGIGAGWLIAALVWILSSTEHVEFIVITLLTYLIALFGFTHIVAGSVEAIYGVATGIISLETAVFRFFLPTLAGNVFGGTILFSVLSYAQVREEIYADTSES
- the pyrE gene encoding orotate phosphoribosyltransferase; protein product: MAEKPSDAAGKRARLIELIKSRSFQEGPAFKLASGKTSPFYFNMKPTMLDSEGAFLIASLILDEIEGVDADLIGGLEMGAVPIASSVAAIAYTRGRKLPAFFVRKQAKEHGTRALVEGLAKTEHLAGKKVIVVEDVTTTGGSALKAAEALKAEGATVVRVITIVDRLDGAMQTFSDAGFSFTPLLTLEDFRS